In one window of Ovis aries strain OAR_USU_Benz2616 breed Rambouillet chromosome 5, ARS-UI_Ramb_v3.0, whole genome shotgun sequence DNA:
- the PDE4C gene encoding cAMP-specific 3',5'-cyclic phosphodiesterase 4C isoform X1, protein MQGAPAPAPAPGPSSPRGSPRGSPGLFRKLLVNQSIRLQRRFTVAHPLCLDLENGLSCGRSILDPQAGSGFGRIVQAPAQHSQRRESFLYRSDSDYELSSKTMSRNSSMASDLHGEDLIVTPFAQVLASLRTVRSNVAALAHLQDRGAAKQACVCNTPSGSQPPPPTEDTGQKLALETLDELDWCLDQLETLQTQHSVGEMASNKFKRMLNRELTHLSETSRSGNQVSEYISQTFLEQQTEVELPRATPAEPPRPVSQISSLRALPHSSSLSTATVPRFGVQTDQEGQLAKELEDTSKWGLDVFKVAELSGNRPLTAIMFSIFQERDLLKTFQIPADTLATYLLMLESHYHNDVAYHNSLHAADVAQSTHVLLATPALEAVFTDLEVLAAIFASAIHDVDHPGVSNQFLINTNSELALMYNDASVLENHHLAVGFKLLQAENCDIFQNLSTKQRLSLRRMVIDIVLATDMSKHMNLLADLKTMVETKKVTSLGVLLLDNYSDRIQVLQSLVHCADLSNPTKPLPLYRQWTDRIMAEFFQQGDSERESGLDISPMCDKHTASVEKSQVGFIDYIAHPLWETWADLVHPDAQDLLDTLEDNREWYQSKIPRSPEDPTSPKQGSPDRFQFQLTLEEAEEEEEEEEEALDGEASKSPDTELRSSEASPDPGASPDPGAPHLDYQRTVGKPCRDHEGNAMAEPLGT, encoded by the exons ATGCAGGGTGCCCCTGCTCCCGCCCCGGCCCCTGGGCCGAGCTCCCCTCGGGGCTCCCCGCGCGGCTCCCCCGGGCTCTTCAGGAAGCTCCTGGTGAACCAGAGCATTCGCCTGCAGCGGCGCTTCACCGTGGCCCATCCGCTGTG cttgGACCTGGAAAATGGGCTTTCGTGTGGGAGAAGCATCTTGGACCCTCAGGCCGGATCTGGCTTTGGCCGGATCGTCCAAGCGCCTGCCCAGCACAGTCAGAGGCGGGAGTCCTTCCTGTACCGCTCAGACAGTGACTATGAACTCTCATCCAAAACCATGTCTCGGAACTCCTCCATGGCCAGCGACCT ACACGGAGAAGACCTGATTGTGACGCCCTTTGCCCAG GTCCTGGCCAGTCTGCGGACAGTTCGAAGCAACGTTGCGGCCCTTGCCCACTTGCAAGATCGCGGGGCAGCCAA GCAGGCGTGCGTCTGTAACACCCCATCTGGCAGCCAGCCCCCTCCACCAACAG AAGACACTGGGCAGAAGCTGGCTTTGGAGACACTGGACGAGCTGGACTGGTGTCTGGATCAGCTGGAGACATTACAGACGCAGCACTCAGTGGGGGAGATGGCCTCCAACAAG TTCAAGCGGATGCTGAACCGGGAGCTGACTCACCTGTCTGAAACCAGCCGCTCAGGGAACCAAGTGTCCGAGTACATATCCCAAACCTTCCTGG AGCAGCAGACTGAAGTGGAGTTACCCAGGGCGACCCCCGCGGAGCCCCCAAGGCCCGTGTCCCAGATCAGCAGCCTGCGTGCACTTCCCCACAGTTCCAGTCTTTCCACAGCCACCGTCCCACGCTTTGGCGTCCAGACGGATCAGGAGGGGCAGCTGGCCAAG GAACTGGAAGacaccagcaagtgggggcttgATGTGTTCAAGGTGGCAGAGCTAAGTGGGAACCGGCCTCTCACAGCTATCATGTTCAGCATCTTTCAG GAACGGGACCTGCTCAAGACATTTCAGATCCCAGCAGACACGCTTGCCACCTACCTACTGATGCTGGAGAGCCACTACCACAATGATGTGGCCTACCACAACAGCCTACACGCTGCTGACGTGGCCCAGTCCACGCACGTGCTGCTCGCCACACCTGCGCTCGAG GCCGTGTTCACAGACCTGGAAGTCCTGGCTGCCATCTTTGCAAGTGCCATCCATGACGTGGACCATCCGGGGGTCTCCAATCAGTTTCTGATTAACACCA ACTCAGAGCTTGCACTTATGTACAATGATGCCTCCGTGCTGGAGAACCACCACCTAGCTGTGGGCTTCAAGCTGCTGCAAGCAGAGAACTGTGACATCTTTCAGAACCTCAGCACCAAGCAGCGGCTGAGTCTGCGCAGGATGGTCATTGACATA GTGCTGGCCACGGACATGTCCAAACACATGAACCTCCTGGCTGACCTCAAGACCATGGTGGAGACCAAGAAGGTGACAAGTCTTGGGGTCTTGCTGCTAGACAACTACTCTGACCGCATCCAG GTCTTGCAAAGCCTGGTGCACTGTGCTGACCTCAGCAACCCCACCAAGCCGCTACCACTCTACCGCCAGTGGACAGACCGTATCATGGCCGAGTTCTTCCAGCAGGGCGACTCTGAACGGGAATCAGGCCTGGACATCAGCCCCATGTGTGATAAGCACACAGCTTCAGTGGAGAAGTCCCAG GTGGGTTTCATTGACTATATTGCCCATCCACTGTGGGAGACGTGGGCTGACCTGGTACACCCAGATGCACAGGACCTGCTGGACACTCTGGAGGACAACCGCGAGTGGTACCAGAGCAAGATCCCACGCAGCCCTGAGGAccccaccagccccaagcagggTAGCCCTGACAGATTTCAGTTTCAGCTTActctggaggaggcagaggaagaggaggaagaagaggaggaagcatTGGATGGAGAGGCCTCAAAGTCACCTGACACTGAGCTCCGATCCTCTGAGGCCAGCCCAGATCCTGGGGCCAGCCCAGACCCTGGGGCCCCACACCTGGATTACCAGAGGACTGTGGGCAAGCCCTGCAGGGACCATGAGGGCAATGCAATGGCGGAGCCTTTGGGCACCTAA
- the PDE4C gene encoding cAMP-specific 3',5'-cyclic phosphodiesterase 4C isoform X2, whose protein sequence is MQGAPAPAPAPGPSSPRGSPRGSPGLFRKLLVNQSIRLQRRFTVAHPLCLDLENGLSCGRSILDPQAGSGFGRIVQAPAQHSQRRESFLYRSDSDYELSSKTMSRNSSMASDLHGEDLIVTPFAQVLASLRTVRSNVAALAHLQDRGAAKQACVCNTPSGSQPPPPTDTGQKLALETLDELDWCLDQLETLQTQHSVGEMASNKFKRMLNRELTHLSETSRSGNQVSEYISQTFLEQQTEVELPRATPAEPPRPVSQISSLRALPHSSSLSTATVPRFGVQTDQEGQLAKELEDTSKWGLDVFKVAELSGNRPLTAIMFSIFQERDLLKTFQIPADTLATYLLMLESHYHNDVAYHNSLHAADVAQSTHVLLATPALEAVFTDLEVLAAIFASAIHDVDHPGVSNQFLINTNSELALMYNDASVLENHHLAVGFKLLQAENCDIFQNLSTKQRLSLRRMVIDIVLATDMSKHMNLLADLKTMVETKKVTSLGVLLLDNYSDRIQVLQSLVHCADLSNPTKPLPLYRQWTDRIMAEFFQQGDSERESGLDISPMCDKHTASVEKSQVGFIDYIAHPLWETWADLVHPDAQDLLDTLEDNREWYQSKIPRSPEDPTSPKQGSPDRFQFQLTLEEAEEEEEEEEEALDGEASKSPDTELRSSEASPDPGASPDPGAPHLDYQRTVGKPCRDHEGNAMAEPLGT, encoded by the exons ATGCAGGGTGCCCCTGCTCCCGCCCCGGCCCCTGGGCCGAGCTCCCCTCGGGGCTCCCCGCGCGGCTCCCCCGGGCTCTTCAGGAAGCTCCTGGTGAACCAGAGCATTCGCCTGCAGCGGCGCTTCACCGTGGCCCATCCGCTGTG cttgGACCTGGAAAATGGGCTTTCGTGTGGGAGAAGCATCTTGGACCCTCAGGCCGGATCTGGCTTTGGCCGGATCGTCCAAGCGCCTGCCCAGCACAGTCAGAGGCGGGAGTCCTTCCTGTACCGCTCAGACAGTGACTATGAACTCTCATCCAAAACCATGTCTCGGAACTCCTCCATGGCCAGCGACCT ACACGGAGAAGACCTGATTGTGACGCCCTTTGCCCAG GTCCTGGCCAGTCTGCGGACAGTTCGAAGCAACGTTGCGGCCCTTGCCCACTTGCAAGATCGCGGGGCAGCCAA GCAGGCGTGCGTCTGTAACACCCCATCTGGCAGCCAGCCCCCTCCACCAACAG ACACTGGGCAGAAGCTGGCTTTGGAGACACTGGACGAGCTGGACTGGTGTCTGGATCAGCTGGAGACATTACAGACGCAGCACTCAGTGGGGGAGATGGCCTCCAACAAG TTCAAGCGGATGCTGAACCGGGAGCTGACTCACCTGTCTGAAACCAGCCGCTCAGGGAACCAAGTGTCCGAGTACATATCCCAAACCTTCCTGG AGCAGCAGACTGAAGTGGAGTTACCCAGGGCGACCCCCGCGGAGCCCCCAAGGCCCGTGTCCCAGATCAGCAGCCTGCGTGCACTTCCCCACAGTTCCAGTCTTTCCACAGCCACCGTCCCACGCTTTGGCGTCCAGACGGATCAGGAGGGGCAGCTGGCCAAG GAACTGGAAGacaccagcaagtgggggcttgATGTGTTCAAGGTGGCAGAGCTAAGTGGGAACCGGCCTCTCACAGCTATCATGTTCAGCATCTTTCAG GAACGGGACCTGCTCAAGACATTTCAGATCCCAGCAGACACGCTTGCCACCTACCTACTGATGCTGGAGAGCCACTACCACAATGATGTGGCCTACCACAACAGCCTACACGCTGCTGACGTGGCCCAGTCCACGCACGTGCTGCTCGCCACACCTGCGCTCGAG GCCGTGTTCACAGACCTGGAAGTCCTGGCTGCCATCTTTGCAAGTGCCATCCATGACGTGGACCATCCGGGGGTCTCCAATCAGTTTCTGATTAACACCA ACTCAGAGCTTGCACTTATGTACAATGATGCCTCCGTGCTGGAGAACCACCACCTAGCTGTGGGCTTCAAGCTGCTGCAAGCAGAGAACTGTGACATCTTTCAGAACCTCAGCACCAAGCAGCGGCTGAGTCTGCGCAGGATGGTCATTGACATA GTGCTGGCCACGGACATGTCCAAACACATGAACCTCCTGGCTGACCTCAAGACCATGGTGGAGACCAAGAAGGTGACAAGTCTTGGGGTCTTGCTGCTAGACAACTACTCTGACCGCATCCAG GTCTTGCAAAGCCTGGTGCACTGTGCTGACCTCAGCAACCCCACCAAGCCGCTACCACTCTACCGCCAGTGGACAGACCGTATCATGGCCGAGTTCTTCCAGCAGGGCGACTCTGAACGGGAATCAGGCCTGGACATCAGCCCCATGTGTGATAAGCACACAGCTTCAGTGGAGAAGTCCCAG GTGGGTTTCATTGACTATATTGCCCATCCACTGTGGGAGACGTGGGCTGACCTGGTACACCCAGATGCACAGGACCTGCTGGACACTCTGGAGGACAACCGCGAGTGGTACCAGAGCAAGATCCCACGCAGCCCTGAGGAccccaccagccccaagcagggTAGCCCTGACAGATTTCAGTTTCAGCTTActctggaggaggcagaggaagaggaggaagaagaggaggaagcatTGGATGGAGAGGCCTCAAAGTCACCTGACACTGAGCTCCGATCCTCTGAGGCCAGCCCAGATCCTGGGGCCAGCCCAGACCCTGGGGCCCCACACCTGGATTACCAGAGGACTGTGGGCAAGCCCTGCAGGGACCATGAGGGCAATGCAATGGCGGAGCCTTTGGGCACCTAA
- the PDE4C gene encoding cAMP-specific 3',5'-cyclic phosphodiesterase 4C isoform X3 produces MSRNSSMASDLHGEDLIVTPFAQVLASLRTVRSNVAALAHLQDRGAAKQACVCNTPSGSQPPPPTEDTGQKLALETLDELDWCLDQLETLQTQHSVGEMASNKFKRMLNRELTHLSETSRSGNQVSEYISQTFLEQQTEVELPRATPAEPPRPVSQISSLRALPHSSSLSTATVPRFGVQTDQEGQLAKELEDTSKWGLDVFKVAELSGNRPLTAIMFSIFQERDLLKTFQIPADTLATYLLMLESHYHNDVAYHNSLHAADVAQSTHVLLATPALEAVFTDLEVLAAIFASAIHDVDHPGVSNQFLINTNSELALMYNDASVLENHHLAVGFKLLQAENCDIFQNLSTKQRLSLRRMVIDIVLATDMSKHMNLLADLKTMVETKKVTSLGVLLLDNYSDRIQVLQSLVHCADLSNPTKPLPLYRQWTDRIMAEFFQQGDSERESGLDISPMCDKHTASVEKSQVGFIDYIAHPLWETWADLVHPDAQDLLDTLEDNREWYQSKIPRSPEDPTSPKQGSPDRFQFQLTLEEAEEEEEEEEEALDGEASKSPDTELRSSEASPDPGASPDPGAPHLDYQRTVGKPCRDHEGNAMAEPLGT; encoded by the exons ATGTCTCGGAACTCCTCCATGGCCAGCGACCT ACACGGAGAAGACCTGATTGTGACGCCCTTTGCCCAG GTCCTGGCCAGTCTGCGGACAGTTCGAAGCAACGTTGCGGCCCTTGCCCACTTGCAAGATCGCGGGGCAGCCAA GCAGGCGTGCGTCTGTAACACCCCATCTGGCAGCCAGCCCCCTCCACCAACAG AAGACACTGGGCAGAAGCTGGCTTTGGAGACACTGGACGAGCTGGACTGGTGTCTGGATCAGCTGGAGACATTACAGACGCAGCACTCAGTGGGGGAGATGGCCTCCAACAAG TTCAAGCGGATGCTGAACCGGGAGCTGACTCACCTGTCTGAAACCAGCCGCTCAGGGAACCAAGTGTCCGAGTACATATCCCAAACCTTCCTGG AGCAGCAGACTGAAGTGGAGTTACCCAGGGCGACCCCCGCGGAGCCCCCAAGGCCCGTGTCCCAGATCAGCAGCCTGCGTGCACTTCCCCACAGTTCCAGTCTTTCCACAGCCACCGTCCCACGCTTTGGCGTCCAGACGGATCAGGAGGGGCAGCTGGCCAAG GAACTGGAAGacaccagcaagtgggggcttgATGTGTTCAAGGTGGCAGAGCTAAGTGGGAACCGGCCTCTCACAGCTATCATGTTCAGCATCTTTCAG GAACGGGACCTGCTCAAGACATTTCAGATCCCAGCAGACACGCTTGCCACCTACCTACTGATGCTGGAGAGCCACTACCACAATGATGTGGCCTACCACAACAGCCTACACGCTGCTGACGTGGCCCAGTCCACGCACGTGCTGCTCGCCACACCTGCGCTCGAG GCCGTGTTCACAGACCTGGAAGTCCTGGCTGCCATCTTTGCAAGTGCCATCCATGACGTGGACCATCCGGGGGTCTCCAATCAGTTTCTGATTAACACCA ACTCAGAGCTTGCACTTATGTACAATGATGCCTCCGTGCTGGAGAACCACCACCTAGCTGTGGGCTTCAAGCTGCTGCAAGCAGAGAACTGTGACATCTTTCAGAACCTCAGCACCAAGCAGCGGCTGAGTCTGCGCAGGATGGTCATTGACATA GTGCTGGCCACGGACATGTCCAAACACATGAACCTCCTGGCTGACCTCAAGACCATGGTGGAGACCAAGAAGGTGACAAGTCTTGGGGTCTTGCTGCTAGACAACTACTCTGACCGCATCCAG GTCTTGCAAAGCCTGGTGCACTGTGCTGACCTCAGCAACCCCACCAAGCCGCTACCACTCTACCGCCAGTGGACAGACCGTATCATGGCCGAGTTCTTCCAGCAGGGCGACTCTGAACGGGAATCAGGCCTGGACATCAGCCCCATGTGTGATAAGCACACAGCTTCAGTGGAGAAGTCCCAG GTGGGTTTCATTGACTATATTGCCCATCCACTGTGGGAGACGTGGGCTGACCTGGTACACCCAGATGCACAGGACCTGCTGGACACTCTGGAGGACAACCGCGAGTGGTACCAGAGCAAGATCCCACGCAGCCCTGAGGAccccaccagccccaagcagggTAGCCCTGACAGATTTCAGTTTCAGCTTActctggaggaggcagaggaagaggaggaagaagaggaggaagcatTGGATGGAGAGGCCTCAAAGTCACCTGACACTGAGCTCCGATCCTCTGAGGCCAGCCCAGATCCTGGGGCCAGCCCAGACCCTGGGGCCCCACACCTGGATTACCAGAGGACTGTGGGCAAGCCCTGCAGGGACCATGAGGGCAATGCAATGGCGGAGCCTTTGGGCACCTAA
- the PDE4C gene encoding cAMP-specific 3',5'-cyclic phosphodiesterase 4C isoform X4 gives MSRNSSMASDLHGEDLIVTPFAQVLASLRTVRSNVAALAHLQDRGAAKQACVCNTPSGSQPPPPTDTGQKLALETLDELDWCLDQLETLQTQHSVGEMASNKFKRMLNRELTHLSETSRSGNQVSEYISQTFLEQQTEVELPRATPAEPPRPVSQISSLRALPHSSSLSTATVPRFGVQTDQEGQLAKELEDTSKWGLDVFKVAELSGNRPLTAIMFSIFQERDLLKTFQIPADTLATYLLMLESHYHNDVAYHNSLHAADVAQSTHVLLATPALEAVFTDLEVLAAIFASAIHDVDHPGVSNQFLINTNSELALMYNDASVLENHHLAVGFKLLQAENCDIFQNLSTKQRLSLRRMVIDIVLATDMSKHMNLLADLKTMVETKKVTSLGVLLLDNYSDRIQVLQSLVHCADLSNPTKPLPLYRQWTDRIMAEFFQQGDSERESGLDISPMCDKHTASVEKSQVGFIDYIAHPLWETWADLVHPDAQDLLDTLEDNREWYQSKIPRSPEDPTSPKQGSPDRFQFQLTLEEAEEEEEEEEEALDGEASKSPDTELRSSEASPDPGASPDPGAPHLDYQRTVGKPCRDHEGNAMAEPLGT, from the exons ATGTCTCGGAACTCCTCCATGGCCAGCGACCT ACACGGAGAAGACCTGATTGTGACGCCCTTTGCCCAG GTCCTGGCCAGTCTGCGGACAGTTCGAAGCAACGTTGCGGCCCTTGCCCACTTGCAAGATCGCGGGGCAGCCAA GCAGGCGTGCGTCTGTAACACCCCATCTGGCAGCCAGCCCCCTCCACCAACAG ACACTGGGCAGAAGCTGGCTTTGGAGACACTGGACGAGCTGGACTGGTGTCTGGATCAGCTGGAGACATTACAGACGCAGCACTCAGTGGGGGAGATGGCCTCCAACAAG TTCAAGCGGATGCTGAACCGGGAGCTGACTCACCTGTCTGAAACCAGCCGCTCAGGGAACCAAGTGTCCGAGTACATATCCCAAACCTTCCTGG AGCAGCAGACTGAAGTGGAGTTACCCAGGGCGACCCCCGCGGAGCCCCCAAGGCCCGTGTCCCAGATCAGCAGCCTGCGTGCACTTCCCCACAGTTCCAGTCTTTCCACAGCCACCGTCCCACGCTTTGGCGTCCAGACGGATCAGGAGGGGCAGCTGGCCAAG GAACTGGAAGacaccagcaagtgggggcttgATGTGTTCAAGGTGGCAGAGCTAAGTGGGAACCGGCCTCTCACAGCTATCATGTTCAGCATCTTTCAG GAACGGGACCTGCTCAAGACATTTCAGATCCCAGCAGACACGCTTGCCACCTACCTACTGATGCTGGAGAGCCACTACCACAATGATGTGGCCTACCACAACAGCCTACACGCTGCTGACGTGGCCCAGTCCACGCACGTGCTGCTCGCCACACCTGCGCTCGAG GCCGTGTTCACAGACCTGGAAGTCCTGGCTGCCATCTTTGCAAGTGCCATCCATGACGTGGACCATCCGGGGGTCTCCAATCAGTTTCTGATTAACACCA ACTCAGAGCTTGCACTTATGTACAATGATGCCTCCGTGCTGGAGAACCACCACCTAGCTGTGGGCTTCAAGCTGCTGCAAGCAGAGAACTGTGACATCTTTCAGAACCTCAGCACCAAGCAGCGGCTGAGTCTGCGCAGGATGGTCATTGACATA GTGCTGGCCACGGACATGTCCAAACACATGAACCTCCTGGCTGACCTCAAGACCATGGTGGAGACCAAGAAGGTGACAAGTCTTGGGGTCTTGCTGCTAGACAACTACTCTGACCGCATCCAG GTCTTGCAAAGCCTGGTGCACTGTGCTGACCTCAGCAACCCCACCAAGCCGCTACCACTCTACCGCCAGTGGACAGACCGTATCATGGCCGAGTTCTTCCAGCAGGGCGACTCTGAACGGGAATCAGGCCTGGACATCAGCCCCATGTGTGATAAGCACACAGCTTCAGTGGAGAAGTCCCAG GTGGGTTTCATTGACTATATTGCCCATCCACTGTGGGAGACGTGGGCTGACCTGGTACACCCAGATGCACAGGACCTGCTGGACACTCTGGAGGACAACCGCGAGTGGTACCAGAGCAAGATCCCACGCAGCCCTGAGGAccccaccagccccaagcagggTAGCCCTGACAGATTTCAGTTTCAGCTTActctggaggaggcagaggaagaggaggaagaagaggaggaagcatTGGATGGAGAGGCCTCAAAGTCACCTGACACTGAGCTCCGATCCTCTGAGGCCAGCCCAGATCCTGGGGCCAGCCCAGACCCTGGGGCCCCACACCTGGATTACCAGAGGACTGTGGGCAAGCCCTGCAGGGACCATGAGGGCAATGCAATGGCGGAGCCTTTGGGCACCTAA
- the RAB3A gene encoding ras-related protein Rab-3A has translation MASATDARYGQKESSDQNFDYMFKILIIGNSSVGKTSFLFRYADDSFTPAFVSTVGIDFKVKTIYRNDKRIKLQIWDTAGQERYRTITTAYYRGAMGFILMYDITNEESFNAVQDWSTQIKTYSWDNAQVLLVGNKCDMEDERVVSSERGRQLADHLGFEFFEASAKDNINVKQTFERLVDVICEKMSESLDTADPAVTGAKQGPQLTDQQAPPHQDCAC, from the exons ATGGCATCCGCCACAGACGCTCGCTATGGGCAGAAGGAATCTTCGGACCAGAACTTCGACTACATGTTCAAAATCCTCATCATCGGAAACAGCAGCGTGGGCAAGACATCTTTCCTCTTCCGCTATGCAGACGACTCCTTCACGCCTGCCTTTGTCAGCACTGTAGGCATCGACTTCAAGGTCAAGACCATCTACCGAAACGATAAGAGGATCAAGCTGCAGATCTGG GACACAGCGGGGCAAGAGCGGTACCGGACCATCACGACAGCCTACTACCGGGGCGCCATGGGCTTCATCCTCATGTACGACATCACCAACGAGGAGTCCTTCAACGCTGTGCAGGACTG GTCAACCCAGATCAAGACCTATTCATGGGACAATGCCCAGGTGCTGCTGGTAGGGAACAAGTGCGACATGGAGGACGAGCGGGTGGTGTCATCGGAACGTGGTCGACAACTGGCGGACCACCTGG GGTTCGAGTTCTTTGAGGCAAGCGCCAAGGACAACATTAATGTCAAGCAGACCTTTGAGCGCCTTGTGGACGTCATCTGCGAGAAGATGTCTGAGTCATTGGACACGGCCGATCCCGCAGTCACCGGCGCCAAGCAGGGCCCACAGCTCACGGACCAGCAGGCGCCTCCGCATCAGGACTGCGCCTGCTGA
- the MPV17L2 gene encoding mpv17-like protein 2: MPSGGWRWLRGLWAAGQPLFQGRALLVTNTLGCGVLMAAGDGARQTWEIRARPGQKFDPRRSVSMFAVGCSMGPFLHYWYLWLDRLFPASGFPGLPNVLKKVLIDQLVASPMLGVWYFLGLGCLEGHTLDESCQELRDKFWEFYKADWCVWPAAQLVNFLFVPPQFRVTYINGLTLGWDTYLSYLKYRIPGPLTPPGCVALGTMQTEPPDARQQGKTD; encoded by the exons ATGCCGTCCGGCGGCTGGCGCTGGCTGCGCGGCCTTTGGGCTGCCGGTCAGCCCCTGTTCCAAGGCCGTGCGTTGCTCGTCACCAATACCCTGGGATGCGGCGTTCTCATGGCGGCTGGGGATGGGGCGCGCCAGACCTGGGAGATTCGCGCCCGGCCCGGCCAGAAGTTCGACCCGCGGCGCTCAG TGAGCATGTTTGCAGTCGGCTGCAGCATGGGCCCCTTCCTGCACTATTGGTATCTCTGGCTGGACCGCCTGTTCCCTGCATCCGGCTTCCCTGGACTCCCAAACGTCCTCAAGAAGGTCCTCATTGACCAACTGGTGGCCTCTCCTATGCTTGGCGTCTGGTACTTCTTGG GCCTTGGCTGCCTGGAGGGCCATACCCTGGACGAGAGCTGTCAGGAGCTGCGGGACAAGTTCTGGGAATTCTACAAG GCTGACTGGTGCGTGTGGCCTGCTGCGCAGCTGGTGAATTTCCTCTTCGTGCCCCCCCAGTTCCGAGTCACCTACATCAACGGCCTGACGCTAGGGTGGGACACCTACCTCTCCTACCTGAAATACCGG ATCCCAGGCCCCCTGACACCCCCaggctgtgtggccctgggcacCATGCAGACTGAACCCCCAGATGCCAGACAGCAAGGCAAGACTGACTGA